From Candidatus Thermokryptus mobilis, the proteins below share one genomic window:
- a CDS encoding LA_3696 family protein has product MPVVTIPRALREKLGDEATESLVEFLNQVLQGSKEDVISLSGEKFERRLAEEFAKFDSKLMEEVAKVNKRIDEL; this is encoded by the coding sequence ATGCCAGTTGTGACAATACCCAGAGCGTTAAGAGAAAAGCTCGGTGATGAAGCAACGGAGTCGCTGGTGGAGTTTTTGAATCAGGTGTTACAAGGTTCAAAGGAGGATGTAATATCATTATCGGGAGAGAAATTTGAAAGGCGACTCGCTGAGGAGTTCGCGAAATTTGATTCAAAGTTAATGGAGGAAGTAGCCAAGGTGAACAAACGAATTGATGAACTCAG
- a CDS encoding N-acyl-D-amino-acid deacylase family protein produces MIKKVLFFLFVLPWFILPQSYEYDYLVKNARIIDGTGAPWFIGDVAIKGDKIIAVGYNLNEEKAREVINAEGLYLAPGFIDIHSHARGGLVFEPVMENLLRQGVTTVMEGNDGSSPLPLRIAFEELGKLKLGANIGFFVGHGSVRDSVMGWENRQATREEIERMKKIVEEAMKEGAFGISTGLIYPPGSFANTEEIIELAKVAGKYGGIYITHMRSESNKIMEALEEAIRIGKEAKIPVQITHHKIVGRANWGMSLRTLLRIERAREEGIDITLDQYPYTATHTGITVLVPGWAMEGGAEKLIERLRNPELRNLIKQGIIENMKSDRGSGDPNNIQIGSCRWKPEYQGKTLSQILIERGVEPNFENASELVIEIIENGGAMAIYHSLNEDDLQRIMRFPWTMHASDGGVAKPGMGFPHPRTYGTFPRVIARYVRDLGILTLEEAIRKMTSLPAWRLKLFNRGLIRPGFYADIVIFDIEKFKDKATFENPHQYAEGVVYLWVNGVLTIKDGNLTGKTGGRILKRGEE; encoded by the coding sequence ATGATTAAAAAAGTTTTATTTTTTCTTTTTGTGCTTCCTTGGTTTATCCTGCCACAATCTTACGAATATGATTATCTTGTGAAAAATGCCAGAATAATTGATGGCACAGGTGCTCCTTGGTTTATCGGTGATGTCGCGATTAAAGGTGATAAAATTATCGCTGTGGGCTATAACCTTAATGAAGAAAAGGCAAGGGAAGTCATTAATGCTGAAGGTTTATATCTTGCGCCAGGTTTCATTGATATACATTCGCACGCAAGGGGTGGTTTGGTTTTTGAACCAGTAATGGAAAATCTTTTAAGGCAAGGTGTTACAACTGTTATGGAGGGAAATGATGGTTCATCACCGCTTCCTTTGAGAATTGCTTTTGAGGAACTTGGGAAATTAAAACTTGGAGCTAACATCGGTTTTTTTGTTGGACATGGAAGCGTTAGAGATTCCGTTATGGGTTGGGAAAATAGACAAGCAACGAGGGAAGAGATTGAACGGATGAAGAAAATCGTTGAAGAGGCTATGAAGGAGGGGGCATTTGGAATCTCAACCGGGCTTATTTATCCACCGGGTTCGTTTGCAAATACGGAGGAGATAATTGAACTTGCAAAAGTTGCTGGTAAATATGGCGGGATTTATATAACGCATATGAGAAGTGAATCAAACAAAATTATGGAAGCATTGGAGGAAGCCATTAGAATTGGGAAAGAAGCCAAAATCCCAGTTCAGATAACACATCATAAAATTGTCGGTCGTGCAAATTGGGGGATGAGCTTGAGAACGCTTTTGCGAATTGAAAGAGCAAGAGAAGAAGGAATTGATATAACACTTGATCAATACCCTTACACTGCAACTCACACTGGGATAACTGTTTTAGTGCCTGGTTGGGCTATGGAAGGTGGAGCGGAAAAGTTAATTGAGAGGTTGAGGAATCCGGAATTAAGAAATTTGATAAAGCAGGGAATAATTGAAAATATGAAAAGTGATCGTGGAAGTGGTGACCCGAATAACATTCAAATTGGAAGTTGCCGATGGAAGCCGGAATATCAAGGTAAGACGCTTTCACAGATTTTGATTGAAAGAGGAGTTGAGCCAAATTTTGAAAATGCTTCTGAGCTTGTCATTGAGATAATTGAAAACGGTGGAGCGATGGCGATTTATCACTCGCTTAACGAAGATGACCTTCAAAGGATTATGCGTTTCCCGTGGACGATGCACGCAAGCGATGGCGGTGTTGCCAAGCCAGGAATGGGGTTCCCGCATCCAAGAACTTATGGAACTTTCCCAAGAGTTATAGCAAGATATGTGAGAGATTTAGGCATATTGACGCTTGAAGAAGCTATAAGAAAAATGACATCACTTCCTGCCTGGCGATTGAAACTTTTCAACCGCGGTCTGATTAGACCTGGGTTCTACGCCGATATAGTTATATTTGACATTGAAAAATTCAAAGATAAAGCAACTTTTGAAAATCCCCATCAATATGCTGAGGGGGTTGTTTATCTTTGGGTAAATGGTGTCCTAACGATAAAAGACGGTAATTTGACAGGAAAAACAGGAGGCAGGATTTTAAAAAGAGGTGAAGAATGA
- a CDS encoding aminopeptidase P N-terminal domain-containing protein, translating into MKLMKVLFLLALFSFLTLAQDLDLLPPSFFKSNREQFMKEIGNEAVAIFYSNSLKTRSNDVEYRFKQDNNFFYLTGLNEPDAVLVLIPSGISRSVLKLASRATGKYYDLTLDTIKSDFKIREILFIKERDSLREVWTGRTLGTKGAVEKLGFQFALPIDEFKSVIRGIIFSSRAKTVYFPYPFDCQEGILKEIVEVIKSVVNSQRSRVQFADPTPILARMRMIKKPEEIELIKKAVSITTKAHKQVMMSCEPGMYEYELQAVAEYIFTKLGAEYPAFPSIVGSGENSVILHYSSNRKKINDGDLIVVDIGAEYHNYCADVTRTIPANGRFSPEQREIYEIVLKAQEETIKLVRPGVSFIDLQFKARDVIAEGLIKLGIIKDKSDVTKYFMHGVTHHLGLDVHDIGIPGNLEPGMVITIEPGIYIPAGSDCDPKYWNIGVRIEDDVLVTKDGYVVLSADAPKTIEEIERLMKRRGIGNELID; encoded by the coding sequence ATGAAATTAATGAAAGTTTTATTTCTTCTTGCTTTGTTTTCTTTTTTGACTTTGGCGCAAGATTTGGACCTGCTCCCACCGTCTTTTTTCAAGTCAAATCGTGAGCAGTTTATGAAGGAGATAGGTAATGAGGCGGTCGCGATTTTTTATTCAAATTCGTTAAAAACACGATCAAATGATGTTGAATATAGGTTTAAGCAAGATAACAATTTCTTTTATTTGACTGGCTTGAATGAGCCGGATGCAGTTCTTGTTCTCATCCCATCTGGCATTTCACGTTCCGTTTTGAAACTTGCATCAAGGGCGACAGGTAAGTATTATGATTTAACGCTTGATACAATAAAGAGTGATTTTAAAATTCGTGAGATTTTATTCATCAAGGAAAGGGATTCGCTTCGTGAGGTTTGGACTGGGAGGACGCTTGGAACAAAAGGTGCGGTTGAAAAACTTGGTTTTCAATTTGCTCTGCCGATAGATGAATTTAAAAGTGTGATAAGAGGAATAATTTTTTCAAGCCGTGCGAAAACGGTTTATTTCCCATATCCTTTTGATTGTCAGGAGGGAATTTTAAAAGAGATAGTTGAGGTGATTAAGTCAGTTGTTAACTCTCAGCGAAGTCGGGTTCAATTTGCTGATCCAACCCCTATACTTGCGAGGATGAGGATGATTAAAAAACCAGAGGAGATTGAACTTATAAAAAAAGCTGTAAGCATAACGACTAAGGCGCATAAGCAAGTTATGATGTCTTGTGAGCCAGGGATGTATGAATATGAACTTCAAGCGGTGGCTGAATATATTTTCACAAAACTTGGGGCGGAATATCCGGCTTTCCCTTCAATTGTTGGCTCGGGTGAAAATTCAGTCATACTTCATTATAGTTCAAATAGGAAAAAGATAAACGATGGAGATTTGATTGTTGTAGATATTGGGGCGGAGTATCATAATTATTGTGCCGATGTCACAAGGACGATCCCAGCAAATGGAAGATTTTCACCAGAGCAAAGGGAAATTTATGAGATTGTTTTAAAAGCACAGGAAGAAACGATAAAATTGGTTCGCCCCGGGGTAAGCTTTATTGACCTTCAATTCAAAGCTCGTGATGTTATAGCCGAGGGTTTGATTAAACTTGGCATAATAAAAGATAAGAGCGATGTGACAAAATATTTCATGCATGGCGTCACACATCATCTTGGGCTTGATGTTCACGACATTGGCATTCCTGGAAATCTTGAGCCTGGGATGGTTATAACGATTGAGCCAGGGATTTACATTCCAGCGGGTTCTGATTGCGACCCGAAATATTGGAACATTGGTGTTAGAATTGAAGATGATGTCCTTGTCACGAAAGATGGTTATGTTGTATTATCAGCGGATGCGCCGAAAACAATTGAGGAAATAGAACGTCTTATGAAAAGGAGAGGCATCGGAAATGAACTGATTGATTGA
- the secG gene encoding preprotein translocase subunit SecG yields the protein MYSVLVAIEIIIAVLLIIFVLLQAGRGGGLAGAFGGAGFGTVFGIRRTADFLSKATITLGAIFLLLAIIINLFFLPGKTPESVRESIIQQRAKTVPPVTVPQPTQSQPAATPQEQK from the coding sequence ATGTATAGCGTTTTAGTTGCGATTGAGATAATTATAGCGGTTTTGTTGATAATTTTTGTCTTGCTTCAGGCAGGAAGAGGTGGAGGTCTTGCTGGGGCGTTCGGCGGTGCTGGTTTTGGGACTGTGTTTGGGATTAGAAGAACAGCTGATTTTTTGAGCAAAGCAACGATAACTTTGGGAGCGATTTTTCTTCTGCTTGCAATTATAATCAATTTGTTCTTTTTGCCGGGTAAAACACCAGAAAGCGTCAGAGAAAGTATAATTCAACAAAGAGCTAAAACAGTTCCGCCTGTTACTGTTCCTCAACCAACTCAATCTCAACCAGCTGCAACACCGCAGGAACAGAAATAA
- a CDS encoding DUF4921 family protein — translation MKPLYLVMPDGTVKQINPFTESEVWSVPGRNNKPITNEVPETAKPLEVHPVEDYCSFCQKRYYETPPEKSRLIKLPDGSYKRIDYLPPDKYFDSVAEFRRVGNLFEIVTLDYWRKNYEYKFTKEKEEWRNLYLENPAGMKHVLDLIHYKLRMMGKTAEEINSMPTEEKIKMADSFFGGCHELIIARRHYIDGAKWTSDLCSSGELTQEEHYWYFKFTIDAMVDIMKTNRYVRYIAVFQNWLRPAGASFDHLHKQLVGLDGWGATIERQIAMVRENLNVYNEYAVNFASYHNLVFAENENAIAFAGFGHRFPTIAIYSKSKAGRPFEVSDKELRDMSDLVYAIHAAMGNQIPCNEEWYYTPFDSVYKMPWHILIKWRINVPAGFEGGTNIYINPITPIELRDKLVPRLFELRDKGKISNLLIAEECKVEPNPLKYYQQ, via the coding sequence ATGAAACCGCTTTATCTTGTAATGCCCGATGGGACGGTCAAGCAGATAAATCCATTCACGGAAAGTGAGGTTTGGTCTGTTCCAGGGAGAAACAATAAGCCGATAACGAACGAAGTCCCAGAGACGGCTAAACCGCTTGAGGTTCATCCAGTTGAGGATTATTGCTCATTTTGTCAAAAGAGATATTACGAAACACCACCAGAGAAGTCACGGCTTATTAAGCTTCCAGATGGAAGTTACAAAAGAATAGATTATCTACCGCCTGATAAGTACTTTGATAGTGTTGCGGAGTTCAGAAGGGTTGGGAATTTGTTTGAAATTGTCACGCTTGACTACTGGCGTAAAAACTATGAATACAAATTCACGAAGGAAAAAGAAGAGTGGAGGAATCTTTACCTTGAGAACCCAGCGGGGATGAAGCATGTCCTTGATTTGATTCATTATAAACTTCGCATGATGGGGAAGACCGCAGAGGAGATTAATTCAATGCCAACGGAGGAAAAGATAAAGATGGCTGATAGTTTCTTCGGTGGTTGTCATGAATTGATAATTGCTCGTAGACACTACATTGATGGAGCTAAATGGACGAGCGATCTGTGTTCTTCAGGTGAATTGACGCAGGAGGAGCATTACTGGTATTTTAAGTTTACAATTGATGCGATGGTTGATATAATGAAGACAAATCGTTATGTCAGATATATTGCTGTGTTTCAGAATTGGTTGAGACCGGCTGGGGCGTCTTTTGATCATCTCCACAAACAACTTGTTGGGCTTGATGGTTGGGGTGCAACGATTGAAAGGCAAATTGCAATGGTTAGGGAAAATCTGAATGTTTATAATGAGTATGCCGTGAATTTCGCAAGTTATCATAATCTTGTTTTTGCTGAAAATGAAAATGCGATTGCTTTTGCTGGTTTTGGTCATCGTTTTCCAACAATCGCCATCTATTCAAAGTCAAAGGCTGGAAGACCTTTTGAAGTAAGCGATAAAGAACTTCGCGATATGAGCGATCTTGTTTATGCAATTCATGCAGCAATGGGGAATCAAATCCCGTGTAATGAGGAGTGGTATTACACACCTTTTGATTCCGTTTATAAAATGCCTTGGCATATCTTGATAAAGTGGAGGATAAATGTCCCTGCTGGATTTGAAGGGGGAACGAACATTTACATAAATCCGATTACGCCGATTGAGCTTCGCGATAAGCTTGTCCCTCGTCTTTTTGAATTGCGAGATAAAGGGAAAATTTCAAATCTTTTAATAGCTGAGGAATGTAAAGTTGAACCGAACCCACTGAAGTATTATCAGCAGTAG
- a CDS encoding dipeptidase — protein sequence MRRVLFALFVFLFFACGQKGDPKVEKFDYLKFHYDAIVADTHNDVLLRAMEGEDISVETKRGHSDLVRLKKGGVDIQVFAVWVDPVAFEKNPFKRAKDMIDTLYSIARRNADKIDVVRNSAELEKALSEGKICAVIGVEGGHAIENSIEKLEELYKLGVRYLGLTWNNSTDWASSAFDETTNPNKVVGLSEFGKKVVEKMNELGIIVDVSHLGEKAFWDVVKITKKPIIASHSSVYKLCPHYRNLKDEQIKAIAQTGGVVFVNFYAEYIDSTFNTKRKRLEEKYKAQFDSVRALYEHDQNAYRQARRQLMLKIAEELRPPLDVLIDHIDYIVKLVGVDHVGLGSDFDGISVTPLEMDDVTFLPNITRKLFERGYSPEDVKKILGGNFLRVFKQVCG from the coding sequence ATGCGAAGGGTTCTTTTTGCTTTATTCGTCTTCCTGTTTTTCGCTTGTGGGCAAAAGGGGGACCCAAAGGTTGAAAAGTTTGATTATTTAAAGTTTCATTATGATGCGATTGTTGCGGATACACACAACGATGTTCTATTAAGGGCTATGGAAGGTGAGGATATAAGTGTTGAAACCAAGCGTGGGCATAGCGATCTTGTCAGATTAAAAAAAGGTGGTGTTGATATACAAGTTTTTGCAGTTTGGGTTGATCCAGTTGCTTTTGAGAAGAATCCCTTTAAGAGGGCGAAGGATATGATAGACACGCTTTATTCAATAGCAAGGAGAAACGCGGATAAAATAGATGTTGTGCGAAATTCAGCTGAGCTTGAAAAAGCGCTCTCAGAAGGGAAAATTTGCGCTGTGATAGGGGTTGAAGGTGGTCATGCGATTGAAAATAGCATTGAGAAACTTGAGGAACTTTATAAGCTTGGTGTAAGGTATTTGGGTTTGACTTGGAATAACAGCACCGACTGGGCAAGTTCGGCATTTGATGAGACGACAAACCCGAATAAAGTTGTTGGTTTAAGTGAGTTCGGGAAAAAAGTTGTTGAGAAGATGAACGAACTCGGGATTATAGTTGATGTATCTCATCTTGGTGAGAAAGCGTTTTGGGATGTCGTAAAGATAACCAAGAAGCCGATAATAGCATCGCACTCAAGCGTTTACAAATTATGTCCACATTATAGAAATTTGAAAGACGAGCAGATAAAGGCAATTGCCCAGACAGGCGGTGTTGTTTTCGTTAATTTTTATGCGGAGTATATTGATTCCACCTTTAACACAAAAAGAAAACGACTTGAGGAGAAATATAAAGCTCAATTTGACTCTGTAAGGGCTCTTTATGAACACGATCAAAATGCGTATAGACAAGCGAGACGTCAATTGATGCTTAAAATTGCGGAGGAACTTCGCCCACCGCTTGATGTTTTAATTGACCACATTGATTACATAGTAAAGCTTGTTGGAGTTGATCATGTTGGACTTGGTTCGGACTTTGATGGCATAAGCGTAACTCCACTTGAAATGGATGATGTAACATTTCTTCCTAATATAACGAGAAAGCTATTTGAGAGAGGGTATTCACCGGAGGATGTGAAAAAAATTCTTGGGGGGAACTTTCTTAGAGTTTTCAAGCAAGTTTGTGGATAA
- a CDS encoding dihydrolipoamide acetyltransferase family protein: MRVEVIMPKMGESLQEGTILKWHKKPGDKVQKDEILLEISTDKVDTEIPSPASGILAEILYKENETVAVGTIIAYIETEGSAVFETGEGKGVETKAEEKVVFEEKPYTGVEEIPARTKRFYSPVVREIAKREGISIEELEKIPGTGHGGRLTKNDLLNYIEMKKRKVEVKPKFEPVKEIEEVKLPEVKPVEEVYPEGKVEVIEMSHVVKAMAEHMVRSVRTSPHVSAISECDMTQIISFIERNADEFQKREGFKLTLTPFIADAVVKSLKEFPLINSSVQGDKIIVKKYINLGIAVATDYGLIVPVVKNADEKNFIGLARAINDIVMRARNKKLTPDDIQGGTFSITNYGVFGNIIGTPIINQPQVAILGVGAVKKRPVVLTKNGEDFIAIRSIAFLTLSFDHRIIDGALGGRFLERVVYYLENFDFKGVI, encoded by the coding sequence ATGAGAGTAGAGGTCATTATGCCCAAGATGGGCGAAAGCTTACAAGAGGGGACAATTTTAAAATGGCATAAAAAACCCGGTGATAAAGTCCAAAAAGATGAAATTTTGCTTGAGATAAGTACGGATAAAGTTGACACAGAGATACCATCGCCTGCAAGTGGAATTTTAGCTGAAATTCTCTACAAGGAAAATGAAACAGTTGCAGTTGGGACGATAATTGCATATATTGAGACAGAGGGATCAGCCGTTTTTGAAACCGGGGAGGGAAAGGGGGTTGAGACAAAAGCGGAGGAAAAAGTAGTTTTTGAAGAGAAACCTTATACTGGGGTTGAGGAAATCCCAGCGAGGACGAAAAGGTTTTATTCGCCTGTTGTAAGGGAGATAGCAAAGCGTGAGGGGATATCAATTGAAGAGCTTGAGAAAATCCCTGGGACTGGACACGGTGGGAGGTTGACGAAAAATGATCTTCTGAATTATATTGAAATGAAGAAGAGAAAAGTTGAGGTCAAGCCGAAATTTGAACCAGTCAAGGAGATTGAGGAAGTTAAACTTCCTGAAGTTAAGCCGGTGGAGGAAGTTTATCCCGAAGGAAAGGTTGAAGTTATTGAGATGAGCCATGTCGTTAAAGCGATGGCTGAGCATATGGTTCGCAGTGTTAGGACATCGCCCCATGTTTCAGCCATTTCCGAATGTGATATGACGCAGATAATTTCTTTTATTGAGAGAAATGCTGATGAATTCCAGAAAAGGGAGGGCTTTAAGTTAACTCTGACGCCTTTCATTGCCGATGCGGTTGTAAAGTCATTGAAAGAGTTCCCGCTTATAAATAGCAGTGTTCAAGGTGATAAGATAATTGTAAAAAAATACATAAATCTTGGAATCGCTGTTGCAACTGATTATGGTTTGATCGTTCCTGTTGTTAAAAATGCGGATGAGAAAAATTTCATTGGGCTTGCGAGGGCAATCAACGATATAGTTATGCGAGCGAGAAATAAGAAATTGACCCCGGATGATATTCAAGGTGGAACTTTTAGTATAACGAATTATGGCGTTTTTGGGAATATAATTGGGACGCCGATCATAAATCAACCGCAAGTTGCGATTCTTGGAGTTGGGGCTGTAAAGAAAAGACCCGTCGTTTTGACGAAAAACGGCGAGGATTTCATAGCAATTCGTTCAATTGCATTTTTAACTTTGTCGTTTGACCATAGGATTATTGACGGAGCTCTTGGTGGGAGGTTTCTTGAAAGGGTTGTTTATTATCTTGAAAACTTTGATTTCAAAGGGGTAATCTAA
- a CDS encoding hybrid sensor histidine kinase/response regulator, with amino-acid sequence MEAHLKAHLLNVFTGALEFLYVLFPVVSLVVLAYRLTAETGKRTGSSLFFFSAVFYLIGVYEGFYITLRYGLITNSELIVIQLIYLAGGFLLVLGSISLYNFFIRITNIGNLNTAFKKVAFFGLIYAIFLLPYFLTQSYSKSLYVFTDVFYALIQIQFFTAYFIFGELIFTNKNICDKATKRSKFVKIISIYYLLEPNLWLWALRSELSEAVLDRIYFFTETVGAIVAGFLTFNILHILISHTPLIVKEHRHRYIGTVKSGFVRRLTFIAIFIGVTIVFAGTFITGFLFEVQEQMFLEELSVDAKSLSVFARESEREIESFTLKARLLIKEGFKTENIKDTIRSLKERYGELISNVFFFESSGKIFYSYPDDIGVDISRRVKFAREETSISSFFRDEKGFYHFLILYPDISKAGKLQGGIGIELNFEKLREQIKSLLEERSNLVMLDDSLNVISTDARDFIGVNFNQMLNSLVDEPKSIKFVSEELSRIEGVKSFTSQVYRNSRKTLIGFSAVPIHLNSNKIIIVDYHFLDEYTLLEFLPKSAVVWVLLSAFGVIIGIVVVLYLNFRFSEMLEYEVERRTNELLKSEEKYRSMVENPFFGAYLMDVSGFRYVNDKFCEIFGYTRDEILNLRDYSVLIHPDDRERLQEQLRRRLGGEIDVNRWSARGLRKDGKVIFIEGFTKRVEFEGKPVAQGMIIDVTEEIKQREALQQAQKLESLGTLASGIAHDFNNILQIILGAGQLLGMKLKNTEFMRWVDTINTTAMRGAELAKRLLTFSRRKPVGELKPVDIHHLIEDSVKIFKETFPRNIEVEAFLEAQNFVILAEESQVQQIIFNLAVNARDAMPNGGKLIFRTENRIGNGFEVKPEVEYIVMHVIDTGIGMSDEVKSRIFEPFFTTKPPGKGTGLGLSTVYGLVKSYGGFIKVYSEVGKGTKFSIYLPVYKETKGKENRIEVVKKTGTLLLIDDEEEIRMIGKEILEAEGFKVFVAGDGIEGINIYKEHKDEIDFVILDLNMPKMSGKETLAELLLINPEVKVIIATGYITEQEREEIQGVAGFIEKPFDITKLIQLISSLL; translated from the coding sequence GTGGAAGCGCATTTAAAAGCGCACCTGTTAAATGTTTTTACAGGAGCGCTTGAATTTTTATATGTTCTCTTTCCAGTTGTGTCGCTCGTTGTTCTTGCCTACAGGTTGACAGCTGAAACTGGAAAAAGAACTGGTTCATCTCTATTTTTCTTCTCCGCTGTTTTTTATCTCATCGGGGTTTATGAGGGGTTTTACATAACTTTAAGATATGGGCTTATCACAAATTCAGAGCTTATCGTAATTCAGTTGATTTACCTTGCCGGTGGTTTCCTGCTCGTGCTTGGCTCAATCTCACTTTATAATTTCTTCATTAGAATCACAAACATAGGCAATTTAAACACCGCTTTTAAAAAGGTGGCGTTTTTCGGTTTAATTTATGCTATATTCCTGCTTCCCTATTTTTTGACACAATCGTATAGCAAATCGCTTTATGTCTTCACTGATGTTTTCTATGCGTTGATACAGATTCAATTTTTCACTGCTTACTTTATTTTTGGCGAGCTGATTTTTACAAATAAAAACATTTGCGATAAAGCAACAAAAAGAAGCAAGTTCGTCAAAATAATCTCAATTTACTATCTGCTTGAGCCAAATTTATGGCTTTGGGCTTTAAGATCTGAGCTTTCCGAAGCAGTGCTTGATAGAATTTACTTTTTTACGGAAACGGTTGGGGCGATCGTCGCTGGATTTTTAACTTTTAACATTCTTCATATTTTAATTTCCCACACTCCGCTTATCGTCAAGGAGCATAGACATAGGTATATTGGCACTGTAAAGTCGGGTTTTGTACGGCGACTTACATTTATTGCGATTTTTATCGGCGTCACTATAGTGTTTGCGGGGACATTTATAACAGGATTTCTATTTGAGGTTCAAGAACAGATGTTTTTGGAGGAGCTTTCTGTGGATGCCAAATCTTTAAGCGTTTTCGCTCGTGAAAGTGAGCGAGAGATTGAGAGTTTCACTTTAAAAGCTCGGCTTTTGATCAAAGAGGGTTTTAAAACAGAAAACATCAAAGATACGATTAGGAGTTTGAAGGAAAGATACGGCGAGTTAATCTCAAATGTCTTTTTCTTTGAAAGTTCGGGGAAAATTTTTTATTCTTATCCAGATGATATTGGGGTTGATATTTCACGAAGGGTTAAATTTGCGCGCGAGGAGACGAGCATTTCTTCGTTTTTCAGAGATGAGAAAGGTTTTTATCACTTCTTGATACTTTATCCCGATATTTCTAAAGCGGGGAAATTGCAAGGCGGGATAGGGATTGAACTTAATTTTGAAAAACTGCGAGAACAGATTAAATCACTGCTTGAGGAAAGGTCAAATCTTGTGATGTTAGATGATTCTTTAAATGTCATCTCCACCGATGCGAGAGATTTTATTGGGGTGAATTTTAATCAAATGTTAAATTCGCTTGTTGACGAACCTAAATCCATAAAATTTGTTTCTGAAGAATTAAGTCGAATTGAAGGGGTGAAAAGTTTTACCAGCCAGGTTTATAGAAATTCAAGAAAGACGCTTATTGGTTTTTCTGCTGTGCCGATTCATTTGAATTCAAACAAGATAATCATCGTTGACTATCATTTTCTTGATGAGTATACGCTTTTGGAATTTTTACCTAAATCGGCTGTTGTGTGGGTTTTGTTGAGTGCATTTGGTGTGATTATCGGTATAGTTGTTGTATTGTATCTTAATTTCAGGTTTTCGGAAATGCTTGAATATGAGGTTGAAAGGAGGACGAACGAACTTTTGAAGTCGGAGGAAAAATACAGGTCAATGGTTGAGAATCCATTCTTTGGTGCATATTTGATGGATGTATCTGGGTTTAGATATGTCAATGATAAGTTTTGTGAAATCTTCGGTTATACGAGGGATGAGATATTGAATTTACGTGATTATTCGGTTTTAATTCATCCGGATGATAGGGAAAGATTGCAGGAACAATTACGAAGGAGGTTGGGAGGTGAGATAGACGTAAACAGATGGAGTGCGAGAGGATTGCGTAAAGATGGCAAGGTGATTTTCATAGAGGGTTTTACCAAAAGGGTGGAGTTTGAGGGAAAGCCAGTGGCACAAGGTATGATAATTGATGTGACGGAAGAGATTAAACAAAGGGAGGCACTTCAGCAGGCGCAAAAGCTTGAATCGCTTGGGACTTTAGCAAGCGGTATCGCTCACGATTTCAATAACATATTGCAAATAATTCTCGGCGCGGGTCAATTGCTTGGGATGAAGCTTAAAAATACTGAGTTTATGCGCTGGGTTGATACTATAAATACAACGGCGATGAGAGGAGCAGAACTTGCGAAGCGACTTTTGACCTTTTCTCGGAGAAAACCCGTCGGAGAGCTTAAACCTGTTGACATACACCATTTAATTGAGGATTCTGTTAAAATTTTCAAAGAGACATTTCCGAGGAATATTGAGGTGGAGGCATTTCTTGAGGCGCAAAATTTTGTAATCCTTGCTGAGGAATCCCAGGTTCAGCAAATAATTTTTAATCTTGCTGTTAATGCAAGGGATGCGATGCCCAATGGTGGGAAATTAATTTTTAGGACTGAGAATCGTATCGGCAATGGCTTTGAAGTCAAGCCGGAGGTTGAATATATCGTTATGCATGTGATTGACACTGGGATAGGTATGAGCGATGAGGTCAAGAGCAGAATCTTTGAACCGTTCTTCACAACCAAACCGCCAGGTAAAGGAACTGGACTTGGGCTTTCAACCGTCTATGGTTTGGTGAAATCGTATGGTGGATTTATAAAAGTTTATAGTGAAGTTGGAAAAGGAACAAAGTTTTCAATTTATCTACCCGTTTATAAAGAGACAAAGGGAAAAGAAAATAGAATTGAAGTTGTGAAAAAAACAGGGACATTGCTTTTAATTGACGATGAGGAAGAAATAAGAATGATAGGGAAGGAAATTTTAGAGGCAGAAGGATTTAAAGTTTTCGTTGCTGGTGATGGCATTGAGGGAATAAACATTTATAAAGAGCATAAAGATGAGATTGATTTTGTTATACTTGACCTTAACATGCCGAAAATGAGCGGAAAGGAGACGCTGGCGGAGTTGCTTTTGATAAATCCAGAGGTTAAAGTCATA